A genome region from Sphingomonas anseongensis includes the following:
- the dapA gene encoding 4-hydroxy-tetrahydrodipicolinate synthase: protein MFFGSIPALVTPFSDQCVDEDSLSAFVDWQIEQGSNGLVPCGTTGEVATLNADEHRKVIATVVRVANGRVPVIAGTGTYNTQASIERTRAAADLGADAVLAVVPYYNKPSQAGLAAHFTAIADASPVPVVVYNVPSRTVADISVETLGEIAKHPKIVAVKDATGNLARVSAQRIACGKDFCQLSGNDDMALGFNAMGGRGCISVTANVAPKLCSEFQKAMTNNQWLLALELQDRLYPLHAALFTDASPAPTKYALSRVRPGFPVELRLPLVEASEASKRAVDAALEHAGLI, encoded by the coding sequence ATGTTTTTTGGCTCCATACCAGCGCTGGTCACCCCGTTTTCAGACCAGTGTGTCGACGAAGACTCACTTTCCGCGTTCGTCGACTGGCAGATCGAGCAGGGTTCGAACGGCCTCGTTCCGTGTGGAACGACTGGCGAAGTCGCGACCTTGAATGCCGACGAGCACCGCAAGGTGATCGCGACGGTAGTCCGCGTGGCGAACGGCCGCGTTCCGGTCATCGCGGGGACGGGGACCTACAATACGCAGGCGTCGATCGAGCGCACTCGCGCCGCCGCTGACCTCGGTGCCGACGCCGTTCTTGCCGTAGTTCCTTATTACAACAAGCCGAGTCAGGCGGGGTTGGCTGCGCATTTCACCGCAATCGCAGACGCCTCGCCAGTTCCGGTCGTGGTCTACAACGTTCCGTCGCGGACCGTGGCCGACATTTCGGTCGAGACACTGGGCGAAATCGCGAAACACCCGAAGATCGTCGCGGTGAAGGACGCGACCGGAAATCTGGCCCGCGTGTCCGCCCAGAGGATCGCCTGCGGCAAAGACTTCTGTCAGCTATCGGGCAATGACGACATGGCTCTGGGATTCAATGCCATGGGAGGTCGTGGCTGCATCTCGGTCACTGCCAATGTTGCGCCGAAGCTCTGTTCAGAGTTCCAGAAGGCGATGACGAATAACCAGTGGCTGCTTGCCCTGGAACTTCAGGACCGGCTATATCCGCTTCACGCAGCCCTTTTCACCGACGCTTCCCCTGCACCCACCAAATATGCGCTGTCCCGTGTCCGGCCGGGCTTTCCGGTCGAGCTAAGGCTTCCCCTCGTCGAGGCTTCAGAAGCATCAAAACGGGCCGTGGATGCTGCATTGGAGCATGCAGGCCTTATCTAA
- the greB gene encoding transcription elongation factor GreB, producing the protein MSETKPRFITPDGLKRIRQEYEELFGIERPKVVEVVSWAASLGDRSENADYLYGKKRLREIDRRLANLAKIMKAAKVVDPTVQTDRDQVRFGATVELADEDDNRRTLTIVGDDETDASAGMIGWSAPIARALIGAKVGDERIVRLPAGEKSYEIISISYPSA; encoded by the coding sequence ATGAGCGAAACCAAGCCCCGCTTCATCACGCCCGACGGGCTGAAGCGAATCCGGCAGGAGTATGAGGAGCTGTTCGGCATCGAACGGCCCAAGGTGGTGGAGGTCGTCTCCTGGGCGGCCTCGCTCGGCGACCGGTCCGAAAATGCCGATTACCTGTACGGGAAGAAACGCCTGCGCGAGATCGACCGGAGGCTTGCCAATCTCGCCAAGATCATGAAGGCGGCGAAGGTCGTCGATCCCACTGTGCAGACCGACCGCGACCAGGTGCGGTTCGGGGCCACGGTCGAACTCGCCGATGAAGACGACAACCGCCGCACTCTGACGATCGTCGGCGATGATGAAACGGATGCGTCCGCGGGAATGATCGGCTGGAGCGCTCCCATTGCTCGGGCCCTCATCGGAGCGAAGGTCGGCGACGAGCGAATCGTCCGCCTCCCGGCTGGTGAAAAGAGCTACGAGATCATTTCGATCAGCTATCCCAGCGCTTAA
- the smpB gene encoding SsrA-binding protein SmpB, protein MAKPLPPPFDKQKVVAENRRARFDYFIEDKFEAGIALTGTEVKSLRHGEGSIAESYATVDGDEIWLINSHIPEYSHGNRLNHQPRRQRKLLLARREIAKLNGAITRQGLTLVPLSIYFNGRGRAKVELALARGKKVHDKRETVKERDWKREQQRLLRRNA, encoded by the coding sequence ATGGCCAAGCCGCTCCCGCCACCGTTCGACAAGCAGAAGGTCGTCGCCGAGAACAGGCGCGCGCGCTTCGATTATTTCATCGAGGACAAGTTCGAGGCGGGAATCGCGCTGACCGGAACCGAGGTGAAGTCTCTCCGCCACGGGGAGGGTTCGATTGCCGAGAGCTACGCCACCGTCGACGGCGACGAGATCTGGCTGATCAACAGCCACATCCCGGAATACAGCCACGGCAACCGGCTCAACCACCAGCCGCGGCGGCAGCGCAAGCTCTTGCTCGCCAGGCGCGAAATCGCGAAATTGAATGGCGCCATCACCCGGCAGGGCCTAACCCTCGTGCCGCTTTCAATTTATTTTAACGGCCGCGGGCGAGCAAAGGTGGAGCTAGCGCTGGCCCGGGGCAAGAAAGTGCACGACAAGCGCGAGACCGTGAAAGAGCGTGACTGGAAGAGGGAGCAGCAGCGTCTGCTCCGCCGAAATGCCTGA
- a CDS encoding phosphoenolpyruvate carboxykinase: MAERVAKYGLDAQGIVTPAELHWNLTAAPLVEHAVRREEGLLAKDGPLVVKTGKHTGRSAKDKFTVRDEMTDSVIWWNNGNKPMDPAAFDRLHEDFLAALGEKDELFVQDLFGGSQPEHRVRVRVINELAWHSMFIRTLLVRPEADELAGFVPEFTIIDLPSFRASTERHGCRSETVIAVNFTKKVILIGGTLYAGEMKKSVFGLLNFLLPPQGIMPMHCSANIGPKGDTAIFFGLSGTGKTTLSADPNRTLIGDDEHGWSDTAVFNFEGGCYAKMIRLSPTAEPEIYSTTKRFGTVLENVVMDPETRELDLDDPSLAENSRGAYPIDYIPNSSEKNMGPLPKNVVMLTADAFGVLPPIARLTPDQAMYHFLSGYTAKVAGTEIGVTEPEATFSTCFGAPFMPRHPSIYGNLLKERIAKGGVDCWLVNTGWTGGKYGVGKRMPIQATRALLNAALDGSLKNAEFRKDPNFGFDVPVRVPGVDDSILDPRSTWKDSEEYDRTAAKLVDLFVENFAQFADEVDEGVRQAAPKIAQPTPAE, translated from the coding sequence GTGGCCGAGCGGGTCGCGAAATACGGATTGGACGCGCAGGGGATCGTCACCCCTGCCGAGCTGCACTGGAACCTGACCGCGGCGCCGCTGGTCGAGCATGCGGTGCGCCGCGAGGAGGGGCTTCTCGCGAAGGATGGCCCCCTCGTCGTCAAGACCGGGAAGCACACCGGGCGAAGCGCCAAGGACAAGTTCACCGTCCGCGACGAGATGACCGACAGCGTCATCTGGTGGAACAACGGCAACAAGCCGATGGATCCGGCCGCGTTCGATCGCCTCCACGAGGATTTCCTCGCCGCTCTGGGCGAAAAGGACGAGCTGTTCGTCCAGGACCTGTTCGGCGGATCGCAGCCCGAGCATCGCGTGCGCGTGCGAGTGATCAACGAGCTTGCCTGGCACAGCATGTTCATCCGTACGCTTCTGGTTCGCCCCGAAGCAGACGAGCTCGCGGGCTTCGTTCCCGAGTTCACGATCATCGACCTTCCGAGCTTCCGCGCGAGCACGGAACGCCACGGTTGCCGCAGCGAGACGGTGATTGCCGTCAACTTCACCAAGAAGGTGATCCTGATCGGCGGCACGCTCTATGCCGGCGAGATGAAGAAGTCGGTGTTCGGTTTGCTGAACTTCCTGCTTCCGCCGCAGGGAATCATGCCCATGCACTGCTCGGCGAACATCGGGCCCAAGGGCGACACCGCGATCTTCTTCGGCCTCAGCGGCACGGGGAAGACGACTCTTTCGGCAGATCCGAACCGCACGCTCATCGGCGACGACGAGCATGGCTGGTCGGACACGGCGGTCTTCAACTTCGAGGGCGGCTGCTACGCCAAGATGATCCGTCTTTCGCCGACGGCGGAGCCGGAAATCTACTCGACGACCAAGCGGTTCGGGACGGTTCTCGAAAATGTCGTGATGGACCCGGAGACGCGCGAGCTCGACCTCGACGATCCGAGCCTCGCGGAGAACAGCCGCGGCGCCTATCCCATCGATTACATCCCCAATTCTTCCGAGAAGAACATGGGGCCGCTGCCGAAGAACGTCGTGATGCTGACCGCGGACGCTTTCGGCGTTCTCCCGCCGATCGCGAGGCTGACTCCCGACCAGGCGATGTACCATTTCCTGTCCGGCTACACCGCCAAGGTCGCTGGGACGGAAATCGGAGTGACCGAGCCCGAAGCGACCTTCTCGACCTGCTTCGGCGCCCCGTTCATGCCGCGCCACCCGTCCATCTACGGAAACCTGCTCAAAGAGCGGATCGCCAAGGGCGGAGTGGACTGCTGGCTGGTCAACACCGGCTGGACCGGCGGCAAATATGGCGTCGGAAAGCGCATGCCGATCCAGGCGACCCGCGCCCTGCTCAACGCCGCGCTCGACGGCTCGCTGAAGAATGCCGAGTTCCGCAAGGACCCGAACTTCGGCTTCGACGTGCCGGTTCGAGTTCCGGGCGTCGACGACAGCATCCTCGACCCGCGAAGCACGTGGAAGGATTCGGAGGAGTACGACCGCACCGCGGCCAAACTCGTCGACCTCTTCGTTGAGAATTTCGCCCAATTCGCCGACGAGGTGGACGAAGGCGTTCGACAAGCGGCGCCGAAGATCGCTCAACCCACTCCCGCCGAATAG
- a CDS encoding response regulator transcription factor: MSHVIALVDDDRNILTSVSIALQAEGFITRVYTDAASALKAFSDNMPDLGVFDIKMPQMDGMELLRRLREFSAMPVIFLTSKDDELDEALGLAMGADDYISKPFSQRLLLARIKAILRRQDLARSEAAPNAQEEQELIVRGRLSMDPARHKVVWDGKDVTLTVTEFLILQALAQRPGVVKNRNQLLDAAYQEDVYVDDRTIDSHIKRIRRKFRAVDPDFDAIETLYGVGYRFEEAGERA, from the coding sequence ATGAGCCATGTGATCGCGCTGGTCGACGACGACCGGAATATTCTGACCTCGGTGTCGATCGCCCTGCAAGCGGAGGGTTTCATCACCCGCGTCTACACGGACGCTGCGAGCGCGCTGAAGGCGTTCAGCGACAATATGCCTGACCTTGGCGTGTTCGACATCAAGATGCCGCAGATGGACGGAATGGAGCTGCTGCGCCGCCTGCGCGAGTTCAGCGCGATGCCGGTCATCTTCCTGACCTCGAAGGACGACGAGCTCGACGAGGCGCTCGGCCTGGCGATGGGCGCGGACGATTATATCTCCAAGCCCTTCTCGCAGCGGCTTTTGCTCGCGCGGATCAAGGCGATCCTCAGGCGTCAGGACCTGGCCAGGAGCGAGGCCGCTCCCAATGCTCAGGAGGAGCAGGAGCTGATCGTCCGCGGCCGGCTCAGCATGGATCCCGCACGACACAAGGTGGTGTGGGACGGCAAGGACGTGACGCTCACGGTCACCGAGTTCCTCATCCTGCAGGCGCTGGCGCAGCGGCCGGGGGTCGTGAAGAACCGCAACCAGCTGCTCGACGCCGCCTATCAGGAGGACGTCTATGTCGATGACCGGACCATCGACAGTCACATCAAAAGGATCCGGCGCAAGTTCCGAGCCGTCGACCCCGACTTCGACGCGATCGAGACCCTGTACGGGGTCGGCTACAGGTTTGAAGAAGCGGGTGAGCGCGCGTGA
- a CDS encoding DUF2062 domain-containing protein has product MPDVVAHRFGWITRHIPTRHTVHENRLLRPFAHHLSKSELWRMHRRSVPRGVALGLGVGIIIPFMHTALAALLAIPLRANVAVAAAFTLLVNPLTIPAVYYVAYRTGMWELRADAAVTNPAAAAHVSGEFSKFLFWIHEASGPIALGILTLAITAALVGYGLTAIGWRFWLANKIRRRRKARLSRS; this is encoded by the coding sequence ATGCCTGACGTCGTGGCTCACCGCTTCGGCTGGATCACGCGCCACATTCCCACTCGTCACACGGTGCACGAGAACCGGCTGCTGCGCCCGTTCGCCCATCACCTTTCGAAGTCCGAGCTGTGGCGGATGCATCGGCGGTCAGTGCCACGTGGAGTCGCGCTCGGCCTTGGGGTCGGGATCATCATCCCGTTCATGCACACCGCGCTAGCGGCGCTCCTCGCTATCCCGCTCCGGGCCAACGTCGCGGTCGCGGCAGCCTTCACCTTGCTGGTAAATCCGCTGACGATCCCGGCCGTATATTACGTCGCCTATCGTACCGGGATGTGGGAGCTGCGCGCAGACGCGGCGGTCACCAACCCTGCTGCCGCGGCGCATGTGTCGGGCGAGTTCAGCAAGTTTCTGTTCTGGATCCACGAAGCGTCCGGGCCGATCGCGCTCGGAATCCTCACGCTGGCCATTACCGCGGCGCTGGTCGGCTATGGGTTGACGGCGATCGGCTGGCGCTTTTGGCTTGCGAACAAGATTCGTCGCCGCCGCAAAGCGCGTCTTAGCCGGTCATAG
- a CDS encoding lytic transglycosylase domain-containing protein, which translates to MSSMGRAAFILPILLACSASASAQIPSTVLTDIASAAAAVGGNVNSSIGEWRRLRQGGNLSFANYAHFLNYNDGWPGEAAMRTAAEKAMQPGENASLVLGFYRLDKPKSGNGWARYSDALAASGRAAEALDAARKAWASDDLTTVDEASILARYGASLTPQDHNARVDALLFGKDPTDAARLLAWTSTDRRSAFAARIAMQQRAADAETLFRAASHRIGADAGLLMDRLRYLHDGGNDNLARQLAAQKHQFTERPADPERWYEMLLILANGAADDRQWHYAYNIARQLDDAFAPGTAIADQSYGVRDDYTSLAWLAGRVALDRIGNPANAIAMFYRYAYGGKSLQVASKGFYWAGRAALAAGRPTDASAYFQRAALNPDQFYGQLALERLGRSVPAPGYPTAVAATDPTRTSFAQNRLVQATRAITYYGNAMEQMQFIRALSESLKTPTERSLALEMARQLGRQDLAVWVARSARNAGESFYVRDAFPTIRSTPRSSWSLANGITRQESSFDRFAVSYAGARGMMQLMPGTAREQAAKLGVGYDSRRLQEQDYNVMLGSAYFQRMMNTWDGSVPLAVASYNAGPGNVRKWINAYGDPRSGRVDVISWIEAIPFGETKGYVQRVIENSVVYDSLNPQPSARTALHVSRYLGKGSPG; encoded by the coding sequence ATGTCCAGCATGGGCAGAGCGGCATTCATCCTTCCAATCCTGTTGGCGTGTTCGGCTTCGGCCTCCGCGCAAATTCCTTCCACGGTCCTGACCGACATCGCGTCGGCAGCCGCGGCGGTAGGCGGCAACGTCAACTCGTCGATCGGCGAGTGGCGGCGGCTCCGCCAGGGCGGCAACCTCAGCTTCGCCAATTATGCCCACTTCTTGAACTATAACGACGGCTGGCCGGGCGAGGCGGCTATGCGGACGGCCGCGGAAAAGGCGATGCAGCCCGGCGAGAATGCGTCGCTGGTTCTCGGCTTCTACCGCCTCGACAAGCCCAAAAGCGGCAACGGCTGGGCCCGCTATTCCGATGCGCTCGCCGCATCGGGACGCGCGGCGGAAGCGCTCGATGCTGCGAGAAAAGCCTGGGCGTCCGACGATCTCACCACCGTGGACGAGGCGTCGATCCTCGCCCGCTACGGCGCGAGCCTGACTCCGCAGGACCATAATGCGCGGGTCGATGCCCTGCTGTTCGGCAAGGATCCGACCGATGCTGCCCGGCTTCTGGCGTGGACGTCGACCGATCGGCGCTCGGCCTTCGCTGCCCGGATTGCGATGCAGCAGCGCGCCGCCGACGCGGAAACGCTCTTCCGGGCCGCGTCCCACCGGATCGGCGCCGATGCCGGGCTGTTGATGGACCGGCTCCGTTATCTGCACGACGGGGGCAACGACAATCTCGCCCGTCAGCTCGCGGCCCAGAAGCACCAGTTCACCGAGCGTCCGGCCGATCCCGAGCGCTGGTACGAGATGCTTTTGATCCTCGCCAATGGAGCCGCCGACGATCGCCAATGGCATTATGCCTACAACATCGCTCGCCAGCTCGACGACGCCTTCGCTCCGGGAACCGCGATCGCCGATCAATCCTATGGCGTCCGCGACGATTACACGAGCCTCGCCTGGCTGGCCGGGCGCGTTGCTCTCGACCGCATCGGCAACCCCGCCAACGCGATCGCGATGTTCTACCGCTATGCCTATGGCGGCAAGTCGCTGCAGGTCGCGTCGAAGGGCTTCTACTGGGCCGGTCGCGCGGCACTCGCCGCCGGACGGCCCACCGACGCAAGCGCCTACTTCCAGCGCGCGGCGCTCAATCCTGACCAGTTTTATGGCCAGCTCGCGCTTGAACGTTTGGGCCGCTCGGTGCCGGCCCCGGGCTATCCGACAGCGGTTGCTGCAACCGATCCCACGCGCACCAGCTTCGCCCAGAACCGGCTCGTGCAGGCGACGCGTGCGATCACGTATTACGGCAATGCGATGGAGCAGATGCAGTTCATCCGGGCGCTGTCGGAATCGCTCAAGACCCCGACCGAGCGATCGCTCGCGCTTGAAATGGCGCGCCAGCTCGGCCGTCAGGACCTCGCGGTCTGGGTAGCCCGGTCCGCTCGAAACGCCGGCGAGTCTTTCTACGTACGCGACGCCTTCCCCACGATCCGCTCGACGCCGCGGTCCTCATGGTCCTTGGCGAACGGAATTACGCGGCAGGAAAGCTCGTTCGATCGGTTTGCGGTGAGCTATGCTGGAGCCCGCGGAATGATGCAGCTGATGCCGGGCACGGCCCGCGAGCAGGCAGCCAAGCTCGGCGTCGGCTATGATTCCCGCAGGCTCCAGGAGCAGGATTACAACGTCATGCTCGGCTCCGCCTATTTCCAGCGGATGATGAACACCTGGGACGGGAGCGTTCCGCTCGCGGTGGCCAGCTACAACGCCGGGCCTGGCAACGTCCGCAAGTGGATCAACGCTTATGGCGACCCACGCAGCGGGCGCGTCGACGTGATCAGCTGGATCGAGGCGATCCCGTTCGGCGAAACCAAGGGCTACGTCCAGCGAGTGATCGAAAACAGCGTCGTCTACGACAGCCTCAACCCGCAACCCTCCGCCCGCACGGCGCTCCACGTTTCCCGCTATCTCGGCAAGGGCTCTCCCGGCTAA
- a CDS encoding sensor histidine kinase, which yields MTRRRHPARPWTARWTLTWRILAVNILTVLILALGVIYLDTFRNKLSKERIHRTEREAQISAIVTRSIAPSARAATLAEIGKSTGSRIRLYAADGHLVSDSWRSTGPTYRLRDPRKESWMKDAARALDRGFNMLVGAQYAPDFVEPAADRISEWPEAWQAQQANAVTSKIRTAPDLTPVLSAAAPIDGGALLVTSNERSLTRSMRSQRAKLAAVMALSILLSVLLSLFLARTIVRPLRRIALAAHRVRLGRAREVRVPRLPSRRDEIGLLARSVSDMSQSLRERIDNIEAFAADVTHELKNPIASLRSALDGLGNIKDAKLRERLMDVAREDVMRLDRLISDISEAARTDAELARARFEPVDLGPLIEQLVKSWESRRDKGDARIAFARPRKASTIVMGDTGRLARALDNILDNAVSFSPPGGLVEIAASHVGNQVRIRVDDEGPGVPPGAREAIFNRFHSIRPEGESFGRHSGLGLAIAKAIVEGHGGEITVLDRDDAPSGARFIISLPAVEMQ from the coding sequence GTGACCAGACGCCGCCATCCGGCGCGGCCGTGGACCGCAAGGTGGACGCTCACCTGGCGGATCCTTGCCGTCAACATCCTGACCGTGCTGATCCTCGCCCTAGGTGTCATCTACCTCGACACCTTTCGCAACAAGCTCAGCAAGGAGCGAATCCACCGCACGGAACGCGAAGCCCAGATCAGCGCCATCGTCACGCGGTCGATTGCCCCGTCGGCGCGGGCGGCGACCCTCGCCGAGATCGGCAAATCGACCGGAAGCAGGATTCGCCTCTACGCCGCTGACGGACACCTCGTTTCCGACAGCTGGCGGTCGACCGGGCCCACCTACCGGCTTCGCGATCCAAGGAAGGAAAGCTGGATGAAGGATGCCGCGCGCGCTCTCGACCGCGGCTTCAACATGCTGGTGGGCGCCCAATATGCGCCCGACTTTGTCGAACCGGCGGCCGACCGGATCAGCGAATGGCCGGAGGCTTGGCAGGCCCAGCAGGCGAATGCCGTCACCAGCAAGATCCGCACCGCTCCCGACCTGACGCCTGTCCTCTCCGCAGCAGCTCCGATCGACGGCGGGGCGCTTCTGGTCACCTCCAACGAGCGCAGCCTCACGCGCTCCATGCGCAGCCAGCGCGCCAAGCTCGCAGCGGTCATGGCGCTGTCGATCCTGCTCTCCGTACTACTTTCGCTGTTCCTTGCTCGCACGATCGTGCGGCCGCTTCGGCGTATCGCCCTTGCCGCTCACCGGGTCCGCCTCGGTCGGGCACGAGAGGTTCGCGTGCCGAGACTTCCCTCCCGCCGGGACGAGATCGGGCTTCTTGCGCGCTCGGTGTCGGACATGAGCCAGTCGCTCCGCGAGCGGATCGACAATATCGAGGCTTTCGCTGCCGACGTCACCCACGAGCTCAAGAACCCGATCGCGTCGCTCCGCTCCGCGCTCGACGGGCTCGGTAACATAAAAGATGCCAAGCTTCGCGAGCGGCTGATGGATGTCGCCCGCGAGGACGTGATGCGGCTCGACCGGCTGATCAGCGACATCAGCGAGGCGGCCCGGACGGATGCGGAGCTCGCCCGCGCCCGATTTGAACCCGTCGACCTTGGACCTCTGATCGAGCAGCTGGTGAAAAGTTGGGAATCGAGACGGGACAAGGGCGACGCCCGGATTGCCTTTGCCCGTCCCCGCAAGGCCAGCACCATCGTCATGGGCGATACGGGCCGGCTTGCCCGTGCGCTCGACAACATCCTCGACAATGCGGTCAGCTTTTCACCACCGGGCGGCCTGGTGGAGATCGCCGCAAGCCACGTCGGGAACCAGGTGAGGATCCGCGTCGACGATGAAGGGCCTGGCGTTCCACCGGGCGCTCGAGAGGCCATCTTCAACCGCTTCCATTCGATTCGGCCGGAAGGGGAAAGTTTCGGCCGGCATTCCGGCTTGGGTCTCGCGATCGCCAAGGCTATCGTCGAGGGCCATGGCGGTGAAATCACTGTTCTCGACCGGGACGACGCTCCATCCGGCGCCCGGTTCATCATCTCCCTTCCAGCGGTAGAGATGCAGTGA